One uncultured Draconibacterium sp. genomic window, GAATAAATTGCACCAATGATGGCGCAAAATGGTTTTTCAGAAAATTGTCATATGGCAGTAAAAAAACTGTCAAAATTCAGTTGATTTCCCTAACTATGCCTATCCTCTTAAATTGTGGCATCAGAACTTATCCGATATTTTTGTAGCAGAAAAAAACAACGATGATAATGAAACATTTTTTAGTAATAGGAGGCGGATTTGCCGGAGTTGAAGCAGCCATTAAACTTCGTAAAAAAGGGTACAAAGTTACGCTGGTATCCGACCGGGATTACTTGTTTATATATCCCATTTCAATTTGGATTCCGGTAAACGGAATAAGTTTTAAAGACAGCACACTTCCATTGGCCGATCTTCAGAAAAAGCACGGCTTCGATGTTATTATTGATTCTGTAAAAAGTATCGATTCTGCGAATAAAAAAGTAATTCTTGAAAAGAGTGAAGAAAGTTACGATTACTTATTTATAGCCGTTGGAATGGAAAAAGTACAAATGAAAGGTGCTGAAAATACCTTGTCGATTTGTGGAAAACCGGAACAGACTGTAAGTATTCGCGATCAGTTTGATCAACTTATTCAAAACGGAAAAGGAAAAATTGCGGTAGGTTTTGGCGGTAACCCAAAAGATACAAAAGGATCGGCAGTACGCGGAGGCCCGGCATTTGAGTTACTTTTTAACATGAGTACTTACATTAAGAAAAAAGGATTGGCCGATAATTTTGAGCTTAACTTTTTTGCACCAATGGCCGAGCCCGGCAAAAAAATGGGCGACAAGGCTTTTGGGAACCTGGGAAAATTCTTTTCACATTATCGCATAAATCAGTACGTAGGTAAAAAAATTACCGGGTTTACTAAAAATGAAGTGCTTTTTGAAGATGGCAACAAACTGGAAAGCGATTTAATTGTTTACATCGCCGGAGGACAGGGACATTCGATTTTAAAAGACTCGGGTTTACCTTTAAGTGAGGCCGGTTTTGTTAAAACACTCCCCACTTGCCAGGTGGAAGGCCATCCGGACATTTTTGCCATTGGCGACTCGGCCGAATTATTGGGTCCAAAGTGGGCAGCCAAACAAGGACACGTTGCCGAAATTATGGCCGACGTTGCTGCATACAACGCACACCAGCAAATCATCGGATCGGGCAAAACAAAAAGTTATGTCGATAAAATAAACATTATTTGCGTAATGGATTCAGGTGACGGAGCAGCTTATGTTTCTCGTACAATGAAAAAAGAAACAATGGTAATGTTACCCATACTTGGGCACTGGTTAAAAAAAGGCTGGGGATTCTATTTTAAAAACTCAAAGCTAAAACGTATACCCCGAATTCCGGGAATGTAATTCGTTACATTTCGAAACAAGTAGTTAACATACGCACCTGTTTTACACCAGTAAATAAAAAATTATTTAATTTCGCATCAACATATATAGATATTTAGATATTATGAAAGCAACACATTTATTTATACTTGCAATAAGCGCCGTTTTATTTGCCTCCTGCAACTCCGCTTCAAGTGACAAAAACACCACTCAGGATGAAGCTGCATCAGCAAAAGTTGAAACAAGTAAAAGTGCAGATCTTGCAGATTCTGACGGAAAAGTAGTCCATCTAACATCTGAAACATTTAAACAAGACGTGTTTAACTACCAGGTAAACCAGGAATGGAAATACGAAGGGACAGTACCATGTATTGTTGATTTTTATGCCGACTGGTGTGGCCCGTGTAAAATGGTTGCGCCAATTCTCGACGACCTTGCCAAAGAATACGATGGTAAAATAGTGATTTACAAAGTAGATACCGATAAACAACAAGAAGTGGCTTCAGCATTTGGAATCCGAAGTATTCCTTCCATTCTTTTTGTTCCTGTTGAAGGCCAGCCACAAATGGCGCAGGGAGCACTGCCAAAAGAATCGTTTGTTCAAGCCATAGAAGAAGTTCTGTTACAGGAAAAAGCAGAAATTTAAACCCACACATACCCGTATTTCAATTGTAGACTGGAAATACAATTCACGAATAAACAATAAAGTTGATTCAGTCTTTCGAATACGGAAGAAAGAGAAAGCTTTTGGATAAATTGAAACAAAGTCAATAGAAAAAGAAGTAAAAACAGATTTTTAGATTCAAAATAAAAATGGAAAAAATTTTAATTATTGGAGGGGTTGCTGCCGGAGCTACAGCAGCCGCCAAAGCAAGGAGATTATCGCCTGAAGCCCAAATTACAATGCTTGAGGCCGGACCGGATATTTCGTTTGCCAACTGTGGGTTACCCTACTACATTGCCGGCGATATCGACAGCCGTTCGAAACTGATTTTACAAAGTCCTGAAAGTTTTGACGAGCAATACGGAGTTAAGGTTTTTACCAATACCCAGGTAATTGCCATTAACAAAGACGAGCATGTTGTAAAAGCAAAAAACAGCCAAAATGGTTCGGAACAAAATTTTGAATACACCAAGCTGATTCTAGCACAGGGAGGTTTGCCTTTGCAACCCGATATTCCGGGTGCCAAAGCAGATCATGTGTTTAGTTTGTGGACACTAAACGACATGGATAAAATTGACAACCACTTAAAAAACAACGAACCAAAAACTGCGGTAGTAGTTGGTGGTGGATTTATTGGCCTCGAAATGGTGGAAGCCCTGGTAAAAAGAGGTTTAAAAGTACATGTGGTAGAAAAAATGCAACATGTAATGTCGATTATGGAGGCAGAAACTGCCGGTTTTATTACCCGCGAATTAAAAGCCTTTGGAGTGGGTGTTCATACCGAAACAGCGGTTACCAAAATAAATTCAAATTCAGTAGAATTAGACAACGGCAAAAAACTGGATGCCGATATGGTTCTGCTTTCAATTGGAGTTCGTCCTACTTTACAGCTTGCAATCGATGCCGGTTTAACCATTGGCGAAGCAGGTGGATTATTGGTAAACGACAAACTTCAAACTTCTGACGCTGATATTTTTGCAGCCGGCGATATGGTGGAAATCGAACACCGTGTAAATGGTAAAAAAGTTCGTATCCCATTGGCAGGCCCTGCCAATCGCCAGGGACGAATTGCTGCAGAAAACGCTTTAGGAGGTCAGCACAGTTACAAAGGCGCAATCGGAACCTCAGTAGTTCGTGTTTTTGAAGCTGTAGCCGGAACAACCGGGCTTTCGCTGAAACAAGCGCTTGCTGCCGGAATGAATGCAGATGCAGTGGTTGTTCACAAAGAACACCATACTTCGTATTACCCGGGTGCCGAAACCGTGAGTGTAATGGTAATTTACGATAAAGAAACGGGTGTTGTACTGGGTGGTCAAACTGCCGGGTACAAAGGAGCAGATAAACGTTTGGATGTTCTGGCCACAGCTGCGGCAACCAAATTAACGGTTAGCGAACTGGCCGACATCGATTTTGCCTACTCTCCACCAATTGGTACTGCAAACGACGCAATGAACATGGCTGCTTATGTGGCTGAAAACAAAATGTCGGGTTACGGACCAAGCATTATGGTATCGGAACTGGATGCTTACCTTGAAAGCAAACAGCAGGTTATTGTTTTGGATGTTCGCGATGTATTTGCTCACCAAAAAAGCAAATTAAACGGTGCCTACCATTTGCCATTGGAAATGCTGCAGCCCAACATCGAACGAATTCCAAAAGATGTTCCTATTCTGATTTACGATGAGACAGGTAAAAAGGGACACCAGGCTGTACGTACACTTTTGGGTGCAGGCTGTCAGGAAGTAATCAATATTTCAGGTGGACATACTTCGTTGCAACGTCATGCAGTTACTGCCGGATTTAAGAATTTTAATGTGACTTTGTTGCCAATCGAGAAAAAAAGTACACAGGAAAAAGTATTGGAAGAAACAGAAACCAACAAAAATGTAAGTACCGAAGAACTGGAAAGACTGGTGATTGACGTGCGTACAAAAGGTGAATTTATGAGTGGTGCTTTTCCAAATGCATTAAATATTCCGCTTGACGATATGATGTCGGGTCAAATTGATTTAGGCAATAACATGGATCGCGAAATCATTGTTTATTGTGCTTCCGGAGCCCGATCGGCGTATGCACAGCAAGTGTTAACGAGCAAAGGATTTACCAACGTTAAAAATGGCGGAGGAATTTCTGCCATGATGTCGAGATATTAAAACCAGAGAGAAATCTCATACGATAAATGGAAAGAGTCGCAGCAATTTTTGCTTGCGACTCTTTTTTCTCATCAAGGTTTATGATATTTCAACAATTCAGAATCTGGCGGAATAATCGAGACAGAAAAAATGACTTGCCTGGGAAAATCATTTTTAGCTGCATCAACAAAAACAAAACTAAATGGTTATCTCAGTTGAGAAACCGGTAGTAATATGAATGAAGCACATTTAAATAAAAACCAGAAACGAACAAGTTGGGTGGTAATTTTAACAGCAGTTACCATGGTGGTTGAAATTTATTTTGGCATTTCATCGGGTTCCATGGCTCTTTTGGCCGACGGAATTCATATGGGCTCGCATGTTTTAGCCATAGGTATTAGCTGGCTGGCGTATGTTTTTGTCAGAAAAATGTCGAAAAAAGAATCGTACACCGGCGACTCAAATAAAATTTTATCGCTCTCGGGTTATACCAGTGGATTAATGCTTCTGATTTTTGCCATTGTTATTTTGGTTGAGGCCTTCGACCGTTTTTTTCATCCTCATGCTATTAATTTTAAAGATGCTATACTTGTAGCTGTTATCGGGTTAATCGTAAACATTTTAAGCGCAGTAATTTTACATCACGACCACGAACATTCTGATCATAATATTAAGGCTGCTTATGTGCACGTTCTTGCTGATGCACTTACCAGTTTGGCCGCCATTTTTGGCCTGACTGCCGCTTTAATCTGGGACATTCCGTTTATTGATACCATTGCGGCAATCATTAGCTCATTTGTAATTATTAAATGGTCGGTTGGCCTACTGAAAGATACAGGAGGTGTTTTACTGGATGTAAATAAACAAGAGCACCACCATTCGCTCTAAACCGTAGTCGTCATCTATAGTTTAAGCCCTTTTTACTTTCCCTTAACACTATTTAATCCAGTTATAATTTATACTATTTCCCTAAAAAATAACAACCCTGTATACTTAAAGCGCTACATTTAACGTATTGAGATAATGAAATATCTGTATCTTTAGAGACAAACTTTTAACTAAATCACAATTCAGATGTCATTATTGACGCATAAGATCTACCTGTTTATATTGGTTGCAATAACCCTGTTTGCCTTTGTCTATTTGGGCCTTTATGGTGCCGAATATTATTTTACCGACCTCGACCAACGCTTTTTTCACCAACAAAACAACTTTTTAAAACCAAGCGGATTTATCGGGCACGGATTGGGAATTGTGGGAGCATTTTTGATGGTGCTTGGTGTTTTTGGCTACATGGCCCGAAAAAGATTTCGCAGCCTGTCGCGTCTTGGCATTTTGAAACACTGGCTCGAGTTTCATATTTTCCTGTGTTCACTCGGCCCAATTTTGGTGCTCTATCATACTGCTTTTAAATTTGGAGGTTTGGTTGCCATCAGCTTTTGGAGTATGGTAGCTGTAGTTTTTAGTGGCATTATCGGACGATTTATTTACCTGCAAATTCCGCGAACAATCGAAGGGCGCGCCATGAGCATGAACGAACTCACCATTAAAAAAGCCAATTTTAATATCGACCTTAAAAATCAGTTTGCACTCGATGATGCCTTCCTCGAACTGGTAAATAATTCAACTGTCTCGGACGAGGACCTGTACAAAGGAGTGATTTTCAAAAAAATAAGCCGGCGATTAAAATTTGAAAAACAACAATCGCGAATTATACGTACTGAACTAAAAAAGAGAAATATTCCAAAAAACAAACAGCGCGAAATTCTGCGTAATGTTCGTGCTGAAATTGTTCTTGGAAGACGGATTGCCTGGCTTACTACCATGCAAAACTATCTGCGATACTGGCATGTTCTACACTTGCCGTTTGCACTAATCATGCTAATTATAATGATCATTCACATTGTTGTAGCCCTACTTTTTGGCTCAACCTGGATTTTCTGATTATGGGAGCAGAACTGGATAAAATACTGATTTACGGAAGCGTTGGCCTTTTGCTTTTTGTGGTTTTGTGGATTTACATCCGCAAACAAAAAAAAGAGTCGAAAGAAGTGGAGGAAAAGATAAAAGTAGCCAAAGAAGAGGGTTTGTACGAGCCGGTATCACTTCATCCCGTGGTAGACGTAAACTCGTGTATTAAAAGCGGAGCCTGTATTCTGGCATGTCCCGAGCACGATATTCTGGGAATAAGAAATGGAAAGGCCACTGTTATAAACGCAAGCCGCTGTGTTGGCCATGGTGCATGTTTTCATGCCTGCCCCACACAGGCTATTTCGCTGTTTATGGGCACCGAAAAACGGGGCGTTGATTTGCCGCATGTAAGTCAGAATTTTGAAACCAATGTTCCGGGTATTTTTATTGCCGGCGAAATGGGGGGAATGGGTCTGATTAAAAATGCCGTTGAACAAGGCAAACAAGCCGTTGAAAATCTGGCGAAAGGAATAAAACCAAAACACACAAACGACTACGATCTGGTAGTTATTGGCGCCGGTCCTGCCGGAATATCTGCCAGTTTACAAGCCCACAAAATGGGACTAAAAACAATAACACTGGAGCAAGATACGCTGGGTGGAACCGTTTACACCTTCCCTCGGCAAAAAATTGTTATGACTTCGCCCATGGATTTACCGCTTCACGGACAAGCAAAACTCTACGAAACCAGTAAACAAGAACTTCTTGACTTGTGGACAGAAGTGCTGGGGAAACATAAAATAGAAATTCAGGAACGTAAAAAAGTTGAAGAGATAGTGGCCGAAAACGGAGGATTTTGTGTAAAAACCAAAACGGATGAATCTTTTTCTACTCAAAAAGTACTTTTGGCAATTGGAAGGCGCGGCACACCCCGAAAATTAGGAATTCCGGGCGAGGACACACAAAAAGTTGCCTACCGCTTATTGGAGCCCGAACTGATACATAAGAAACAAATAGTTGTGGTTGGCGGTGGCGATTCAGCCATAGAATCGGCACTGCTTTTAATGGAACAAAACGAAGTAACACTTTCGTATCGAAAAGATACTTTTTCGAGACTAAAACCAAAAAACAGTGAAAACATTAAAAAGGCCATTGCAGATCATAAAATTAGTGCTGTTTTAAATTCAAACCTGGTTGCCATTGATACAAACAAGGTTGTTTTGCAATTAAACGGCGAAAAAAACACAATAGAACTCAGCAACGATTTGGTGTATATTTTTGCAGGAGGCGAACTACCCACTGCCTTTCTGAAAAAAGCAGGAATTAAAATAAGCACAAAATTTGGCGAAGCGATTTTAACGCATAAAAAACAAGCATAATTTGAAAAACAGCTTAAAATATTTTCTGTCGGTTATTGGTTTGTTGTTTGCAATCCAGGTATCTGCACAGCTTTCGCCGGGCGATTTATCAAACTCGCATGCGCATTTGGAAGGAATAAAAAATTGCACCAGTTGCCATGTTTTGGGCGAAAAAGAAACCACCTCGAAATGTTTGGAATGCCATACCGAAATCAGGCAACTAATTACCAACAAAGAAGGCTACCATGCTTCGGCTGAAGTAAACGGGAAAAAATGCGCTGAATGCCATGGCGAACATTTTGGGCGCGATTTTCAAATTACACGTTTCGATGAAAAAAAATTCGACCACAACTTAACCGGCTACAAACTGGAGGGAAAACACCAGGAGTTGAAGTGTGCAGATTGCCACAAAAAGGAACTGATGCAGGCAAATGTGTCGCAAAAAAAAGGAACCAGCTTTTTAGGACTGGGTAAAGAATGTTTATCGTGCCACAGCGATTTTCATCAGAACACACTTTCGTCGAACTGCATTTCCTGCCACAACCAGAATACGTTTCGCCCGGCAAGCCAGTTTGAACACAGCCAAACCAAATTTCAGTTACTTGGAAAACACAAAGAGCTGGAGTGTACAGCCTGTCATAAAATCACACAAAAGAACGGCAAGGAATTTCAGCAGTTTTCTGGGGTAGAATTTGCCAACTGCACCAGTTGCCACAAAGATGTGCACGAAAATAAATTTGGAAACGACTGCCGGAAATGTCACAACGAGTTTTCATTTACACAGGTAAAAACAATAAGTGGTTTCGATCACAACCAAACCAATTTCCCCTTAAAAGGAAAACATCAGTCGGTGACTTGCAAGGCTTGCCACAAAACAAGCCTGACAAAAGCAGTTAAACACAGTTCGTGTACCGATTGCCATTCCGACTACCACAAACAACAATTTGTAAAAAACGGAGTAACACCCGATTGTGCAACCTGCCATACTGTTAACGGGTTTACTCCATCGAATTTTACCATCGAAAAACACAAACAGACAAATTTCCCTTTGGACGGGGCCCATTTAGCCACACCCTGTTTGTTTTGCCACAAAACCGAAAAGGAATGGAATTTTGCAAACATGGGACAATCCTGTGTCGCTTGTCACGAGAACATTCACGAAGAAACAATGTCGGAAAAATTCCTTGCTGAAAACTCTTGTAAAAATTGCCATTCTACTTCGGTTTGGAGCGAAATACGCTTTGACCATAATGAGACCAATTTTAAATTAGAGGGAAAACACGAAAAAATAAACTGCCGAAATTGTCATTTTTCGGAACAGAATGGATCTACTACTCAACAGTTTACAAACCTTGCCACAAGTTGCGAAGCTTGTCATCAGGATGTTCATTTCAAACAATTTGAAGTGAACAAAAGCACCGAATGTGAACGTTGCCATTCTCCACAGAGCTGGGAACCTGTAAAATTTAATCATACTATTGCACGTTTCAGGTTGGACGGAGAACATACCGGATTGGATTGCGTAAAATGTCACAAACCAACCGATGGACTTATACAGAATTATATCGTTTACAAATTTGAAGATATCACATGCGCAAGTTGTCATTAAATATTATTTTGCTGATTTGGGCTTTTGCAGTTTTCGGACAAGAAAATCCACACGGAACTGAATTAAAGTTTGATTGTGCTGTTTGCCACACCACCGAAGGATGGAAATTTGTAAACACCGGCCAGTTTAATCACAACTCAACCAATTTTATGTTGGAAGGAGAGCATGAAGTTACCGATTGTGCAGCATGCCATACTTCGCTGGTGTTTTCGGATGCCAATACGAGTTGTATTTCGTGCCACACCGACATGCACAATACAAGCGTTGGTATGGACTGCGCGCGCTGCCACGATTCCAAATCATGGATTGTTTCCAACATAACAGAACTTCATCAAATGGGGCGTTTCCCCTTATTGGGAGCACATACTACTGCCGATTGTGCAGCTTGCCACACATCTGCATCGCGACTTGAATTTGAACCTTTGGGTGTTGAATGTATGGATTGTCACCGTCAGGACTATCTGGCAACCACAAATCCGAGCCATGTGCAAACCGGCTTTTCAACCAATTGCATCGAATGCCATAAAATGGATGCACACGAATGGTCGGCCAGCGGAATCAATCACGACTTTTTCCCACTGACATTGGGACACGACATTAACGAATGTTCGGCTTGTCACTCCAATAATATTACCGAACCTTTGTCACCCGATTGTTACAGCTGCCATCAAAACGATTATCTGAATGCTGTAAATCCATCGCATCAGAATTCGGGCTTTGCAACAAACTGCCTGGAATGCCACACCACAAATCCGGATTGGAAACCGGCTGAATTTAAAACACACGATGTTTTGTTTTTCCCCATTTATTCGGGAAAACATAACGGCGAATGGAACAATTGCACCGACTGTCATTCTCAACCCGAGAACTACTCGGTGTTTAGTTGTACCGACTGCCACGAACACAACAAGTCATCAATGGACAAAGAACACGACGATGTTTCGGGCTACTCCTACAACAGCAGTTCGTGCCTGGCCTGCCATCCGTCGGGAAACGGAGAATCGGCGTTTAATCACAATGCAAC contains:
- a CDS encoding cation diffusion facilitator family transporter, producing MNEAHLNKNQKRTSWVVILTAVTMVVEIYFGISSGSMALLADGIHMGSHVLAIGISWLAYVFVRKMSKKESYTGDSNKILSLSGYTSGLMLLIFAIVILVEAFDRFFHPHAINFKDAILVAVIGLIVNILSAVILHHDHEHSDHNIKAAYVHVLADALTSLAAIFGLTAALIWDIPFIDTIAAIISSFVIIKWSVGLLKDTGGVLLDVNKQEHHHSL
- the trxA gene encoding thioredoxin, translating into MKATHLFILAISAVLFASCNSASSDKNTTQDEAASAKVETSKSADLADSDGKVVHLTSETFKQDVFNYQVNQEWKYEGTVPCIVDFYADWCGPCKMVAPILDDLAKEYDGKIVIYKVDTDKQQEVASAFGIRSIPSILFVPVEGQPQMAQGALPKESFVQAIEEVLLQEKAEI
- a CDS encoding FAD-dependent oxidoreductase; translation: MEKILIIGGVAAGATAAAKARRLSPEAQITMLEAGPDISFANCGLPYYIAGDIDSRSKLILQSPESFDEQYGVKVFTNTQVIAINKDEHVVKAKNSQNGSEQNFEYTKLILAQGGLPLQPDIPGAKADHVFSLWTLNDMDKIDNHLKNNEPKTAVVVGGGFIGLEMVEALVKRGLKVHVVEKMQHVMSIMEAETAGFITRELKAFGVGVHTETAVTKINSNSVELDNGKKLDADMVLLSIGVRPTLQLAIDAGLTIGEAGGLLVNDKLQTSDADIFAAGDMVEIEHRVNGKKVRIPLAGPANRQGRIAAENALGGQHSYKGAIGTSVVRVFEAVAGTTGLSLKQALAAGMNADAVVVHKEHHTSYYPGAETVSVMVIYDKETGVVLGGQTAGYKGADKRLDVLATAAATKLTVSELADIDFAYSPPIGTANDAMNMAAYVAENKMSGYGPSIMVSELDAYLESKQQVIVLDVRDVFAHQKSKLNGAYHLPLEMLQPNIERIPKDVPILIYDETGKKGHQAVRTLLGAGCQEVINISGGHTSLQRHAVTAGFKNFNVTLLPIEKKSTQEKVLEETETNKNVSTEELERLVIDVRTKGEFMSGAFPNALNIPLDDMMSGQIDLGNNMDREIIVYCASGARSAYAQQVLTSKGFTNVKNGGGISAMMSRY
- a CDS encoding NAD(P)-binding domain-containing protein, which codes for MGAELDKILIYGSVGLLLFVVLWIYIRKQKKESKEVEEKIKVAKEEGLYEPVSLHPVVDVNSCIKSGACILACPEHDILGIRNGKATVINASRCVGHGACFHACPTQAISLFMGTEKRGVDLPHVSQNFETNVPGIFIAGEMGGMGLIKNAVEQGKQAVENLAKGIKPKHTNDYDLVVIGAGPAGISASLQAHKMGLKTITLEQDTLGGTVYTFPRQKIVMTSPMDLPLHGQAKLYETSKQELLDLWTEVLGKHKIEIQERKKVEEIVAENGGFCVKTKTDESFSTQKVLLAIGRRGTPRKLGIPGEDTQKVAYRLLEPELIHKKQIVVVGGGDSAIESALLLMEQNEVTLSYRKDTFSRLKPKNSENIKKAIADHKISAVLNSNLVAIDTNKVVLQLNGEKNTIELSNDLVYIFAGGELPTAFLKKAGIKISTKFGEAILTHKKQA
- a CDS encoding FAD-dependent oxidoreductase, with amino-acid sequence MKHFLVIGGGFAGVEAAIKLRKKGYKVTLVSDRDYLFIYPISIWIPVNGISFKDSTLPLADLQKKHGFDVIIDSVKSIDSANKKVILEKSEESYDYLFIAVGMEKVQMKGAENTLSICGKPEQTVSIRDQFDQLIQNGKGKIAVGFGGNPKDTKGSAVRGGPAFELLFNMSTYIKKKGLADNFELNFFAPMAEPGKKMGDKAFGNLGKFFSHYRINQYVGKKITGFTKNEVLFEDGNKLESDLIVYIAGGQGHSILKDSGLPLSEAGFVKTLPTCQVEGHPDIFAIGDSAELLGPKWAAKQGHVAEIMADVAAYNAHQQIIGSGKTKSYVDKINIICVMDSGDGAAYVSRTMKKETMVMLPILGHWLKKGWGFYFKNSKLKRIPRIPGM